Proteins encoded by one window of Chondromyces crocatus:
- a CDS encoding peptidylprolyl isomerase, translating to MSKKDEHKSKAAEEEELDDRDEDEDEDEDEDEEEAAPAKAADRGRHARGHAPSHGQKAPAAPPAEEADATWWLPHAVLGVLLLVGLAGFFGFFNKTPLVRFAAPVAPTEDHHDHKSHAATPATPATTPQLPARPPTPQPPREVFGAKHLLVMYNGSRRAPPTIQRTKEEAKARATEAMKKAKADPSKFAEFVKEYSDEPGAEARGGDLGKFPKGAMVPEFQEGLEKIKVGEVSEIVETPFGFHVILRTQ from the coding sequence ATGAGCAAGAAGGACGAGCACAAGTCGAAGGCCGCCGAAGAAGAGGAGCTCGACGACAGGGACGAGGACGAAGACGAGGACGAGGACGAAGACGAAGAGGAAGCGGCTCCTGCGAAGGCAGCGGATCGCGGTCGTCACGCCCGCGGCCACGCACCGAGCCACGGACAGAAGGCGCCGGCAGCTCCTCCCGCGGAGGAAGCCGATGCGACGTGGTGGCTTCCCCACGCGGTGCTCGGTGTCCTACTGCTCGTCGGTCTCGCCGGCTTCTTCGGCTTCTTCAACAAGACGCCGCTCGTACGATTCGCCGCGCCCGTGGCTCCCACCGAGGACCACCACGACCACAAGTCTCACGCCGCGACGCCCGCCACGCCTGCGACGACCCCGCAGCTTCCGGCTCGTCCCCCGACGCCGCAGCCACCTCGGGAGGTCTTCGGCGCGAAGCACCTCCTGGTCATGTACAACGGCAGCCGTCGTGCGCCGCCGACCATCCAGCGCACCAAAGAGGAAGCCAAGGCGCGCGCCACCGAGGCCATGAAGAAGGCCAAGGCCGACCCGAGCAAGTTCGCGGAGTTCGTGAAGGAGTACTCCGACGAGCCGGGCGCCGAAGCGCGCGGCGGTGATCTCGGGAAGTTCCCCAAGGGAGCGATGGTCCCCGAGTTCCAGGAGGGCCTGGAGAAGATCAAGGTCGGTGAGGTCAGCGAGATCGTGGAGACGCCCTTCGGCTTCCACGTCATCCTCAGGACTCAGTAG
- a CDS encoding MaoC/PaaZ C-terminal domain-containing protein, producing MPLDPSTVGYTTQPNSFTYDWKTVALYALGIGARRDELPYLYEGTPGGLAVYPTFAVIPAYQAVLGMLTHSGGDMAMVVHGGQKVRLHRPIPASGTLSTVGTLQAMYDLKKFAQVILETRTTLDGEPLFDTTWSIIFRGAGGFGVRRPATEEQEPSVPKDRAPDWTEEEATSPEQALLYRLSGDLNPLHADPAFAASVGFEQGPILHGLCTYGFAARAVVRHAARGDASRLRTFAAQFRKPVWPGDVIVTQGWHLDDGKIAVLASVKGRPDPVLTGAWAEIG from the coding sequence ATGCCCCTGGATCCCTCGACCGTTGGTTACACGACTCAGCCCAACAGCTTCACCTACGACTGGAAGACGGTCGCGCTCTATGCGCTCGGGATCGGCGCGCGCCGGGACGAGCTGCCGTACCTGTACGAAGGGACGCCGGGAGGGCTCGCCGTCTATCCGACCTTCGCCGTGATCCCTGCGTATCAAGCGGTCCTCGGCATGCTCACCCACTCCGGCGGTGACATGGCGATGGTCGTGCACGGCGGACAGAAGGTGCGTCTCCATCGCCCCATCCCTGCAAGCGGGACCCTCAGCACCGTGGGCACGCTGCAGGCCATGTACGACCTGAAGAAGTTCGCCCAGGTGATCCTGGAGACGCGGACCACGCTGGACGGCGAGCCGCTCTTCGACACGACCTGGTCCATCATCTTCCGCGGCGCAGGCGGGTTCGGTGTCCGGCGGCCCGCGACCGAGGAGCAGGAGCCCTCGGTCCCCAAGGATCGAGCCCCCGACTGGACGGAAGAAGAGGCGACCAGCCCCGAACAGGCACTCCTGTATCGCCTCTCCGGTGATCTGAACCCGCTGCATGCGGATCCCGCCTTTGCGGCCTCGGTCGGCTTCGAGCAGGGTCCCATCCTGCACGGGCTCTGCACGTACGGGTTCGCCGCCCGAGCGGTCGTGCGGCATGCTGCCAGAGGGGATGCATCCCGCCTCCGGACGTTCGCCGCTCAGTTCAGGAAGCCCGTCTGGCCTGGCGATGTGATCGTCACGCAGGGATGGCATCTCGACGACGGGAAAATTGCGGTCCTGGCTTCCGTCAAGGGCCGCCCCGACCCCGTTCTGACGGGTGCATGGGCGGAGATCGGCTGA
- a CDS encoding serine/threonine-protein kinase: MQPGPAKSCPSCGDRYDADVLYCPRDGTPLHTSRKVAPVTETDPYAGLELAGQIRLQHLIGIGSMGRVYRAFQAGIERDVAVKILHREMSGNAELTGRFHREAKIASRLVHPNVVQVLMSGTIPPCAVPHVGGELYLVMEHLDGLSLLSALAAAGTGGDENALPLPRALHIILQVCDAVGEAHAQGIVHRDLKPENIMLVRRGEDPDFVKVLDFGIARFDWADKAVATQAGLIFGTAKYISPEGAEGQSVGPAADVYSIATMLYQCLAGRAPFEGDSPVALLVQHTHAPPPDLRSITRASYVPTPIAQVIMQNLAKRPGERARDARALRHEFALAARASGLDPEEIQAPARMTRTSGLVKLASKARTRALELSPELAARLGAADAPALESGREEDAAGLSARSHAEALEAMPVADMAAEPCGVAAETPLPARRSLLDGNALPGAARHEVGEHRARTSQGHDAEGRHPGASTMGADLSGPELEPPSTMHGVASEAHPRPRRAKLARAVAIAACCGLVGLVLVLGGQHLGALAPQSPNSIEAHLERARECMRRHAWDAPQGENVKEITERAQSRWPTDGRVRELRREAAERLVATALGRKYAGDLPGAIRLVRLALELAPEFTTAQHLAAELESGKAPGGKETTALVPAPPGRGGGPATARGGAPSSAPGAPQRAIPRAPDAQPLQPTPPPPPASTLPTPQPLQSPELPPSAPTFSPDPASLPPTSAPWL; this comes from the coding sequence ATGCAGCCTGGCCCCGCGAAGAGCTGCCCTTCCTGTGGCGACCGCTATGACGCGGATGTGCTCTACTGCCCACGAGACGGCACGCCCCTTCATACCTCGCGGAAGGTTGCCCCCGTCACCGAGACCGACCCGTATGCGGGGCTGGAACTCGCGGGACAGATCAGGCTGCAGCACCTCATCGGCATCGGCTCGATGGGGCGCGTTTACCGGGCCTTCCAGGCAGGGATCGAGCGCGATGTCGCGGTGAAGATCCTGCACCGGGAGATGAGCGGGAACGCGGAGCTGACGGGACGTTTTCACCGGGAAGCCAAGATCGCGAGCCGGCTCGTGCACCCCAACGTGGTGCAGGTGCTGATGTCGGGCACCATCCCGCCCTGCGCCGTCCCCCACGTCGGTGGCGAGCTGTACCTGGTCATGGAGCACCTCGACGGTCTCTCCCTGCTCTCCGCGCTGGCCGCTGCGGGCACGGGCGGGGATGAAAACGCGCTGCCCTTGCCACGGGCGCTGCACATCATCCTGCAGGTCTGCGACGCGGTGGGCGAGGCGCACGCTCAGGGCATCGTCCACCGCGATCTTAAGCCCGAGAACATCATGCTCGTGCGCCGGGGCGAGGATCCGGACTTCGTGAAGGTCCTCGACTTCGGCATCGCGCGCTTCGACTGGGCGGACAAGGCGGTCGCCACGCAAGCAGGGCTCATCTTCGGGACGGCGAAGTACATCTCTCCCGAGGGAGCCGAGGGTCAGTCGGTCGGTCCGGCAGCGGATGTGTACTCGATCGCGACGATGCTCTATCAGTGTCTCGCGGGGCGCGCCCCCTTCGAGGGCGACTCGCCGGTCGCGTTGCTGGTCCAGCACACCCACGCTCCGCCTCCCGACCTGCGAAGCATCACGCGCGCCAGCTACGTTCCGACCCCGATCGCGCAGGTGATCATGCAGAACCTGGCGAAGCGGCCCGGGGAACGAGCGCGAGACGCGCGCGCGCTGCGGCACGAGTTCGCCCTGGCCGCGCGTGCGAGCGGGCTCGATCCCGAGGAGATTCAAGCCCCAGCGCGGATGACGCGCACGAGCGGGCTGGTGAAGCTCGCCTCGAAGGCGCGCACCCGCGCCCTGGAACTCAGCCCCGAACTCGCAGCCCGGCTGGGAGCCGCGGACGCACCTGCGCTGGAGTCGGGCCGAGAGGAGGATGCGGCGGGGCTCTCGGCGCGGAGCCATGCGGAGGCGCTCGAGGCGATGCCGGTCGCGGACATGGCGGCCGAGCCGTGCGGCGTCGCGGCGGAAACCCCTCTGCCTGCGCGGCGCTCGCTGCTCGACGGAAACGCGCTGCCGGGCGCTGCGCGGCACGAGGTGGGGGAGCATCGCGCGCGGACATCGCAGGGGCACGATGCCGAGGGTCGACACCCAGGGGCCTCGACGATGGGCGCAGACCTGAGCGGGCCGGAACTCGAGCCGCCGTCGACGATGCATGGGGTCGCGTCGGAGGCCCACCCGCGGCCTCGTCGCGCGAAGCTCGCACGCGCGGTCGCCATCGCGGCGTGCTGTGGTCTCGTGGGCCTGGTCCTCGTGCTGGGTGGTCAGCACCTCGGAGCGCTCGCCCCGCAGTCACCGAACTCCATCGAGGCGCACCTCGAGCGGGCGCGCGAGTGCATGCGTCGACACGCATGGGATGCGCCCCAAGGGGAGAACGTCAAGGAGATCACCGAGCGAGCCCAGTCCCGGTGGCCCACCGATGGACGGGTGCGCGAGCTGCGCCGTGAAGCTGCAGAGCGCCTCGTGGCCACGGCACTCGGGCGCAAGTATGCAGGTGATCTGCCTGGTGCGATCCGGCTCGTCCGTCTCGCTCTCGAGCTGGCCCCCGAGTTCACCACCGCGCAGCATCTCGCCGCCGAGCTGGAGTCGGGGAAGGCTCCGGGTGGCAAAGAGACCACCGCGCTCGTGCCAGCCCCTCCCGGTCGTGGAGGGGGACCGGCGACCGCTCGAGGGGGAGCCCCCTCATCTGCCCCCGGCGCCCCTCAACGCGCGATCCCCAGAGCCCCTGACGCGCAGCCTCTCCAGCCAACGCCCCCCCCGCCCCCGGCCTCCACCTTGCCCACCCCGCAGCCACTTCAAAGCCCCGAGTTGCCGCCTTCGGCGCCCACATTCTCGCCCGATCCGGCCTCTCTGCCCCCCACCAGTGCACCATGGCTATGA
- a CDS encoding segregation and condensation protein A produces the protein MRAQKTARAGLEQGSARTAPREPRAKGSSTSSAAERETHDASQEGPQEPREGEYFVHLPSFEGPLDLLLHLIQKHELDILDIPVSFITAKYLEYLKVMKSLAIDLASEYLVMAATLTHIKSKMLLPVVPAGQDDDGMPGEEEDPRAELVRRLLEYQKYKAAAEAFSERSTLGRDVFMRGMSEEEVPLGPAPFAPVNAFNLLDAFEKILGRTSVRIDHEVVFDRISITDRIVELTEKLSSRKAMTFEALLLDGIPRGTTISRFDLIITFLAVLEMCKLRLLRVHQTDSLSTIHVELTVRGEESTFDDFEVEGSPLEASEETDPEASRSGYGDTVMEQGSIDADLYEVMDVEG, from the coding sequence GTGAGAGCCCAGAAGACTGCACGAGCAGGACTGGAGCAGGGTTCCGCGCGCACGGCCCCCCGGGAGCCTCGGGCGAAGGGGTCTTCCACGTCCTCCGCGGCCGAGCGAGAGACCCACGATGCCTCCCAGGAGGGCCCTCAGGAGCCGAGAGAGGGGGAGTACTTCGTCCACCTTCCGAGTTTCGAGGGCCCGCTCGATCTGCTGCTCCATCTCATCCAGAAGCACGAACTCGACATCCTCGACATCCCGGTGAGCTTCATCACGGCGAAGTACCTCGAATACCTCAAGGTGATGAAGTCACTCGCAATCGATCTAGCGAGTGAATACCTGGTCATGGCCGCCACCCTCACGCACATCAAGTCGAAGATGCTGCTGCCCGTGGTCCCTGCCGGCCAGGACGACGACGGCATGCCAGGCGAAGAAGAAGACCCGCGCGCGGAACTCGTGCGCCGGCTGCTCGAATACCAGAAGTACAAGGCGGCAGCAGAGGCGTTCAGCGAGCGCAGCACCCTCGGTCGTGACGTGTTCATGAGAGGGATGAGCGAAGAGGAAGTGCCGCTGGGCCCTGCCCCCTTTGCCCCGGTGAATGCCTTCAACCTCCTCGATGCATTCGAGAAGATCCTGGGTCGCACCAGCGTGCGCATCGATCACGAGGTGGTGTTCGATCGAATCTCGATCACCGACCGCATCGTCGAGCTCACCGAGAAGCTGTCCTCTCGTAAAGCGATGACCTTCGAGGCCTTGCTGCTCGACGGGATCCCCCGTGGCACGACGATCTCGAGATTCGACTTGATCATCACGTTTCTGGCCGTGCTCGAGATGTGCAAGCTCAGATTGCTTCGTGTTCACCAGACGGACTCTCTCTCGACCATTCACGTCGAGCTGACGGTCCGTGGAGAAGAGTCGACCTTCGATGACTTCGAAGTCGAAGGTTCTCCGCTGGAAGCCTCGGAGGAGACGGACCCGGAGGCCTCTCGGTCGGGCTACGGGGATACCGTCATGGAGCAGGGGAGCATCGACGCGGACCTCTATGAGGTGATGGATGTCGAGGGCTGA
- the scpB gene encoding SMC-Scp complex subunit ScpB produces MGEAVSVGEVEATSEADAPSAGEARDTSDDEAETASAGEAALPAGSEAEASSRSEARLVDEDDAEAVSVVEAASDASEVDASSGSQARSVHGNTPSGDEAEVARSNEPRPANASGTKPASGEDPRPQKASRRDRGARFRAAAWTQLRNRAQQAKSPRTSSVSPVVRKHLKGVLEALIFAAEKPMSARELARSATAELPVIREVLAELVAEYEGRGFRLDEVAGGYVFRTSPAFSPFVREVTEQKPVRMSRAQLETLAIIAYRQPITRPEVDEVRGVDSGAALKSLLERDIVRILGKKDEPGRPMIYGTTPHFLAFFGLRALSDLPTLREFTELSDDSRRAYERELGEEPPEGTEVMGDSFAGAEGVMQRHVSAPEGPDTTSSGAGETEGEAAEPADVSHPDELPDEEPPDEEPSSERSEVGEVQLDDG; encoded by the coding sequence GTGGGCGAAGCCGTCAGCGTGGGCGAAGTGGAGGCCACCAGCGAGGCAGACGCCCCCAGCGCGGGCGAGGCGAGGGACACCAGCGACGACGAGGCCGAAACCGCCAGCGCGGGCGAAGCGGCGCTGCCTGCCGGGAGCGAGGCGGAAGCTTCCAGCAGAAGCGAGGCGAGGCTGGTCGACGAGGACGACGCCGAAGCCGTCAGCGTGGTGGAGGCAGCGTCTGACGCGAGCGAGGTGGATGCATCCAGCGGGAGCCAAGCGAGGTCGGTCCACGGAAACACACCCAGCGGGGACGAGGCCGAGGTCGCCCGCAGCAACGAACCGAGGCCGGCCAACGCGAGCGGAACGAAGCCAGCCAGTGGCGAGGATCCGCGTCCGCAGAAGGCGAGCCGCCGGGACCGAGGGGCCCGTTTTCGTGCCGCCGCGTGGACCCAGCTCCGCAACCGGGCCCAGCAGGCGAAGTCACCCCGGACGTCGTCGGTGTCGCCGGTCGTGCGCAAGCACCTCAAGGGGGTGCTGGAAGCGCTGATCTTTGCCGCGGAGAAACCGATGAGCGCGCGCGAGCTCGCACGTTCCGCGACCGCGGAGCTGCCGGTCATCCGGGAGGTCCTCGCGGAGCTGGTCGCGGAGTACGAAGGGCGCGGTTTCCGGCTGGATGAGGTGGCGGGAGGGTACGTGTTCCGGACGAGCCCGGCGTTTTCGCCTTTCGTTCGGGAGGTGACGGAGCAAAAGCCGGTGCGCATGTCGCGAGCGCAGCTCGAGACCCTCGCCATCATCGCCTACCGGCAGCCCATCACCCGGCCCGAGGTCGACGAGGTCCGTGGGGTCGACTCGGGGGCCGCGCTGAAGTCCCTCCTCGAGCGCGACATCGTGCGCATCCTGGGCAAGAAGGACGAGCCCGGGCGCCCCATGATCTACGGGACGACGCCTCACTTCCTGGCGTTTTTCGGGCTCCGGGCGCTCAGTGACCTGCCGACCCTGCGCGAATTCACCGAGCTCAGCGATGACTCGCGTCGGGCGTACGAGCGTGAGCTGGGGGAGGAGCCTCCGGAGGGAACGGAGGTCATGGGAGACAGCTTCGCTGGCGCTGAAGGGGTCATGCAGCGCCATGTCTCCGCACCCGAAGGGCCGGACACGACGTCGTCCGGAGCCGGCGAGACCGAGGGAGAGGCTGCCGAGCCTGCTGACGTCAGCCATCCGGACGAGCTTCCGGACGAGGAGCCTCCGGACGAGGAGCCGTCCAGCGAGCGCTCGGAGGTCGGCGAAGTTCAGCTCGACGACGGGTGA
- a CDS encoding helix-turn-helix domain-containing protein, with amino-acid sequence MSGSREKLLTASDLATLCEVDLKTIHNWVDRGRIAHFRTPGRHLRFRAADVAEFLRAWGYSVPRELARATSKLVMAIGSKDMMTQLSRVLGDGVPVRHAAHPYDALIYAGAEPADAFVVDVRSMPPEVELSALFEALHRACPQGLFMALADEPANAPPFVTQVGKGDLQTLKSAIVPPESTPQVSSGSPTGGTLQIPLETNSGVQGGMEEAPRSVASGEFPR; translated from the coding sequence ATGTCTGGTTCTCGTGAGAAGCTGTTGACTGCGTCCGACCTCGCAACCCTTTGCGAGGTCGACCTGAAGACCATTCATAACTGGGTCGATCGTGGGCGGATCGCCCATTTCCGGACGCCAGGTCGGCACCTGCGTTTCCGTGCGGCAGACGTCGCCGAGTTCCTGCGAGCATGGGGCTACTCCGTGCCGCGCGAGCTCGCCCGGGCCACCTCGAAACTCGTTATGGCCATCGGCAGCAAGGATATGATGACACAGCTGAGCCGGGTGCTCGGCGATGGCGTCCCCGTCCGGCATGCAGCGCACCCCTATGATGCGCTGATCTATGCAGGGGCCGAGCCGGCGGACGCATTCGTCGTCGATGTCCGCTCAATGCCCCCGGAGGTGGAGCTCTCGGCCCTCTTCGAGGCGCTCCACCGCGCGTGTCCGCAGGGTCTGTTCATGGCGCTCGCCGACGAGCCAGCGAACGCGCCCCCCTTCGTGACGCAGGTGGGCAAAGGGGATCTCCAGACCTTGAAATCGGCCATCGTGCCGCCGGAGTCGACACCCCAGGTCTCGAGCGGGTCACCGACCGGCGGGACCCTTCAGATTCCTCTGGAGACGAACAGCGGCGTCCAGGGGGGCATGGAGGAGGCGCCTCGGAGCGTCGCCTCCGGAGAGTTCCCCCGCTGA
- a CDS encoding lamin tail domain-containing protein translates to MTLHPEASTQAAPPVLRVHLQVPSRAEVDVERALLFEGELGPAHLRQITRGQLSKALSKRIVPALVWMEEPTTDEPVSEGRLLVLAPTVELQPGGTYTFASALPEAVQVIHVTPTTMPTLSRLWPPAGQASTASFGVWCGLSPLPELEVAVHLDPEGPPGNLLRGAAAGLGESCVRFQPAAGHEDAGDGPFLGPPDLLLDEGLQLALSPRPFTMDTAPSPYTATECDGELVPFGPGCALVEDDRVLVQSPDAPLFWAVAGEGHDLVAPRRPGEPLILAPLQPDASIHFDIVVLDTAGRAERSHFRGTTLAPMAHVVITEVLANPIGAEPSQEWVELYNDGLVAADLGGYVLEDVGGRTVLPEASLPPGTFALVVNASFQEDDGLDPPPAPGTILLRVPKLGKNGLSNGGEPLRLSNASGRVVSRTPALAPPRAGMSLARTAARAPDGLADSFTTDWPSPGRGHIMKKAIP, encoded by the coding sequence GTGACGCTACACCCCGAGGCCTCCACGCAGGCCGCGCCGCCAGTCCTCCGCGTGCATCTGCAGGTTCCCTCCAGGGCAGAGGTCGACGTCGAACGCGCCCTGCTGTTCGAAGGGGAACTCGGCCCGGCCCACCTCCGACAGATCACCCGTGGTCAGCTCTCGAAGGCCCTCTCGAAGCGGATCGTCCCTGCGCTCGTCTGGATGGAAGAGCCGACCACGGACGAACCAGTCTCAGAGGGGCGCCTCCTGGTCCTCGCCCCCACGGTCGAGCTTCAGCCGGGGGGAACGTACACGTTCGCGAGCGCGCTCCCGGAGGCCGTCCAAGTCATCCACGTCACACCGACGACGATGCCCACGCTGAGCCGCCTCTGGCCTCCAGCGGGCCAGGCCTCCACGGCCAGCTTCGGCGTCTGGTGCGGCCTGTCGCCTCTCCCCGAGCTGGAGGTCGCAGTCCACCTCGATCCAGAAGGGCCGCCCGGGAACCTGCTGCGAGGGGCCGCAGCAGGTCTCGGGGAGTCCTGTGTGCGCTTTCAGCCCGCGGCTGGCCATGAAGACGCAGGGGATGGACCGTTTCTCGGCCCTCCCGATCTCCTCCTCGACGAGGGCCTCCAGCTCGCGCTCTCCCCTCGCCCTTTCACCATGGACACCGCGCCCTCTCCGTACACGGCCACGGAGTGCGACGGCGAGCTGGTCCCCTTCGGGCCCGGGTGCGCACTCGTCGAGGATGATCGCGTCCTCGTCCAGTCGCCCGACGCGCCGCTCTTCTGGGCCGTGGCGGGAGAAGGCCACGATCTCGTGGCACCGAGAAGACCGGGGGAACCATTGATCCTCGCACCACTCCAGCCCGACGCATCGATTCACTTCGATATCGTCGTCCTCGACACTGCGGGTCGCGCCGAGCGGAGTCACTTCCGTGGCACGACGCTTGCGCCGATGGCCCACGTGGTGATCACGGAGGTGCTCGCCAACCCCATTGGAGCAGAGCCCTCTCAAGAGTGGGTCGAACTCTACAATGATGGGCTGGTGGCTGCAGATCTGGGTGGTTATGTTCTCGAAGACGTGGGCGGTCGGACGGTGCTTCCAGAGGCCTCCCTTCCACCAGGAACGTTTGCCTTGGTGGTGAATGCGTCTTTTCAGGAGGACGATGGCCTCGATCCACCCCCCGCACCTGGGACGATTCTCCTGAGAGTTCCCAAACTTGGAAAAAACGGTCTGTCCAATGGCGGAGAGCCGCTCCGGCTGTCGAATGCATCCGGGCGCGTGGTCTCACGAACGCCAGCGCTCGCGCCCCCCCGAGCGGGCATGAGTCTGGCGCGAACTGCAGCGCGAGCACCGGATGGCCTCGCCGACTCGTTCACCACGGACTGGCCTTCACCAGGTCGAGGGCACATAATGAAGAAAGCGATACCCTGA
- a CDS encoding helix-turn-helix domain-containing protein has product MDASDIKALRQELACTARELAAALDIEQDVVLSWERGELFPTKRHVTQMEALRSQGPSAIPRRPKGRRSPQQPPLHLLAEPELWRLVRKLLAHAELRAEAMKLAEQYPDPAEDLPEKGR; this is encoded by the coding sequence GTGGACGCGAGTGACATCAAGGCATTGCGACAAGAACTCGCCTGTACTGCCCGGGAGCTGGCTGCTGCGCTCGACATCGAGCAAGACGTGGTGCTCTCCTGGGAGCGTGGGGAGCTATTTCCCACCAAGCGCCATGTCACTCAGATGGAGGCGCTGCGCAGCCAGGGCCCCTCCGCCATTCCCCGACGTCCGAAGGGGCGCCGGAGCCCGCAGCAGCCACCCCTGCACTTGCTCGCCGAACCCGAGCTGTGGCGGCTGGTGCGAAAGCTCCTGGCGCACGCCGAGCTGCGCGCGGAAGCCATGAAGCTGGCGGAGCAGTATCCGGACCCTGCGGAAGACCTCCCCGAGAAAGGTCGCTGA
- a CDS encoding TldD/PmbA family protein, with amino-acid sequence MSAYPNVDQQIQDLMQLASEVVERARQGGADVAEAIARSGSELSTKVRLGEPELVEEAAHRSIGMRVIKAGRVALTSTSDLTPRGLDRFVKDALELAEISQEDTFAGPASPDLIAPGPFPDLDLYDPAGGQVTAEQAIALARRGEQAARDADPRITNSDGATFSRTAGAFGLVLSGGFRGGYAGSYASLVVSPVADDEGGKKRRGYHYSAKRHLAELDSPEAVGREAARRTLRKLGARKVPTCEAPVIFDPDVARSILGLFAGCMMGSSIWRKSSYLVGREGTRVASELVSVVDDPLIPRAPGSRPFDGEGLAARRNVVVQDGVLQMILCDSYSARKLSRQPTGNASRGGGGGVGPSTSNLLLQPSKTPPEEILRSTKRGLYVTEMMGFGFNAVTGDFSRGASGFWIEDGELAFPVNEVTISLNLDQLLQRIDAVGSDLDLRTSTAAPTLRVASMTIAGS; translated from the coding sequence ATGTCCGCCTACCCCAACGTCGATCAGCAGATCCAGGACCTGATGCAGCTGGCCAGTGAGGTCGTGGAGCGGGCGCGACAGGGCGGCGCCGACGTGGCCGAGGCGATCGCCCGCTCGGGCTCCGAGCTGTCCACCAAGGTGCGCCTCGGAGAGCCCGAACTCGTCGAGGAAGCCGCCCACCGGAGCATCGGGATGCGCGTGATCAAGGCGGGTCGCGTCGCCCTCACGTCGACCTCCGATCTCACGCCGAGGGGCCTCGATCGGTTCGTGAAGGATGCCCTGGAGCTGGCCGAGATCTCCCAGGAAGACACCTTCGCCGGCCCCGCCAGCCCCGACCTCATCGCCCCGGGGCCGTTCCCCGATCTCGACCTCTACGATCCCGCCGGCGGACAGGTCACCGCAGAGCAAGCCATCGCCCTCGCCCGCCGCGGCGAGCAAGCGGCCCGCGACGCCGATCCCCGCATCACGAACAGCGACGGCGCCACCTTCTCACGCACCGCAGGCGCCTTCGGCCTGGTCCTGTCGGGTGGGTTTCGGGGCGGCTATGCCGGCTCCTACGCCTCACTCGTCGTGTCGCCGGTCGCCGACGACGAAGGCGGCAAGAAGCGCCGAGGCTACCACTACAGCGCCAAGCGCCACCTCGCCGAGCTCGATTCCCCCGAGGCCGTGGGACGTGAAGCCGCGCGGCGCACCCTCCGCAAGCTGGGGGCCCGGAAAGTCCCCACCTGCGAGGCCCCCGTCATCTTCGATCCCGACGTCGCCCGCTCCATCCTCGGCCTCTTCGCTGGCTGCATGATGGGCAGCTCCATCTGGCGGAAGTCGAGCTACCTCGTGGGTCGAGAGGGGACTCGTGTCGCCAGCGAACTCGTCAGCGTGGTGGACGACCCGCTGATCCCGCGCGCACCCGGCTCCAGGCCCTTCGATGGCGAAGGACTCGCCGCGCGCCGCAACGTCGTCGTCCAGGATGGCGTACTCCAGATGATCCTCTGCGACAGCTACAGCGCCCGGAAGCTGAGCCGTCAGCCCACCGGCAATGCGTCGCGAGGCGGCGGAGGAGGCGTGGGCCCCTCGACCTCGAACCTGCTGCTTCAGCCGTCGAAGACCCCGCCGGAAGAGATCCTGCGCTCCACCAAGCGGGGCCTGTACGTCACCGAGATGATGGGCTTCGGGTTCAACGCCGTCACCGGCGACTTCTCCCGGGGCGCCTCCGGGTTCTGGATCGAGGATGGCGAGCTGGCCTTCCCCGTCAACGAGGTCACCATCTCGCTCAACCTGGACCAGCTCCTCCAGCGCATCGACGCGGTCGGCAGCGACCTCGATCTCCGCACCTCCACCGCCGCGCCCACGCTGCGCGTCGCCTCGATGACGATCGCCGGGAGCTGA
- the larB gene encoding nickel pincer cofactor biosynthesis protein LarB yields the protein MDPRDVRELLERVRSGDVTVESALEGLQELPFRDIGVAAVDHHRALRQGVPEIIFGQGKTPEQIIRIAEEILRTGQNVLVTRIEPEKAERITAGLPGFSYSSLARTGKVAHRPAPERLAGPVAVITAGTSDIPIAEEAVETLLAVGLQPDRVYDVGVAGLHRLLSRSEQLRRAAVVIVIAGMEGALPSVVGGLVAAPVIAVPTSVGYGAALGGFTALFSMLTSCASGVVVVNIDSGFGAAMAAHRMLLDRGQ from the coding sequence ATGGATCCTCGCGACGTCCGTGAGCTTCTGGAGCGGGTTCGTAGTGGTGATGTGACCGTCGAGAGCGCTCTCGAGGGGCTACAGGAGCTCCCGTTCCGGGACATCGGCGTCGCCGCCGTGGATCATCACCGGGCGCTCCGGCAGGGAGTTCCGGAGATAATTTTCGGCCAGGGCAAGACGCCGGAGCAGATCATCCGCATCGCGGAAGAGATCCTGCGTACCGGGCAAAACGTGCTGGTGACGCGGATCGAGCCGGAAAAGGCAGAGCGCATCACCGCTGGCCTGCCCGGCTTCAGCTACTCGTCTCTGGCGCGGACGGGGAAGGTTGCGCATCGCCCCGCTCCCGAGCGCCTGGCTGGGCCCGTCGCGGTGATCACGGCGGGGACCAGCGACATCCCCATCGCCGAAGAGGCGGTGGAGACCTTGCTGGCCGTGGGGCTTCAGCCCGATCGTGTCTACGACGTGGGCGTTGCCGGGTTGCACCGTCTGCTGTCGCGCTCCGAACAGCTTCGTCGCGCTGCGGTGGTGATCGTGATCGCCGGCATGGAGGGGGCGTTGCCGAGCGTCGTCGGCGGCCTGGTCGCCGCGCCGGTCATCGCCGTGCCCACGTCGGTCGGGTACGGGGCGGCGCTTGGAGGGTTCACCGCGTTGTTCTCGATGCTGACGTCCTGCGCCTCGGGCGTGGTCGTGGTCAACATCGACAGTGGTTTTGGCGCAGCGATGGCGGCTCACCGCATGCTGCTCGACCGAGGGCAGTAG